A stretch of Lactiplantibacillus brownii DNA encodes these proteins:
- a CDS encoding Firmicu-CTERM sorting domain-containing protein, whose protein sequence is MKLRRLMILGAAVLGLTGLVTLTGPTTVNAASSAANSTSSAISIDGQFSDWSGATLTNGYNGSTALVDNGRYLNVYVKMQNGNVPTHGDYIFIINGKTYHAWLSDTSVDSGKTKAVTVTGGSDYDGTQYGTVGNGYVMNDGKNNYGEFRVNLKSFGLNGTVVGKQASFTNPNIGSNAATTTVTSMGNSGSDSSSAASSSSSTSSSVVSSSSSSSVSSSSTAAGVIDGKADSSSKDTTTTDGNANNDNDNLNIVIDGKFADWKNVTLTGGQYDSGKFAMVSDGDAVYVYVVMKYGTVPGYGDYDFDIGGKKVYVWSKDMPSSQVAEGSAQKVTFKGADNQADDQGIDVGTGYVSSKDGYNIAEFKVSLGKLGVSSMTGQTITMYNPNITSQKVTVAGGSTGPILISGIGVAIVGFGYYRLRKAGLLTRKGRRMSGK, encoded by the coding sequence ATGAAGTTACGAAGATTAATGATTTTGGGCGCGGCAGTTTTAGGTTTGACAGGCCTTGTCACGCTAACGGGACCGACGACGGTTAATGCCGCTTCGTCGGCAGCCAACAGTACGAGTTCAGCCATTTCAATTGATGGTCAGTTCTCGGACTGGAGTGGCGCGACATTGACTAATGGTTATAACGGGTCAACCGCATTAGTTGATAATGGTCGTTACCTCAATGTGTATGTCAAAATGCAAAATGGTAATGTGCCAACACATGGTGATTATATTTTTATAATCAATGGTAAAACTTATCATGCATGGTTGAGCGATACTAGTGTTGACAGTGGTAAAACCAAAGCGGTTACGGTCACTGGTGGGTCCGACTATGATGGCACACAGTACGGCACAGTGGGTAACGGTTATGTGATGAATGATGGTAAAAATAATTATGGCGAATTTAGAGTCAACCTGAAGTCATTTGGACTTAATGGCACAGTTGTCGGAAAACAAGCCTCTTTCACTAACCCTAATATTGGGAGTAATGCAGCTACGACAACGGTGACCTCAATGGGAAATTCAGGTAGTGATAGTAGTAGTGCCGCTTCAAGCAGTAGTAGCACCAGTAGTAGTGTTGTTTCAAGTAGCTCTAGCAGTAGTGTCAGCTCTAGCTCAACGGCTGCCGGGGTCATTGATGGTAAAGCGGATTCTAGTTCGAAAGACACCACGACCACGGATGGCAATGCAAATAACGATAATGATAATCTGAATATTGTGATCGATGGTAAATTTGCTGACTGGAAGAATGTCACACTGACAGGTGGTCAATACGATAGTGGTAAGTTTGCCATGGTAAGTGATGGCGATGCTGTTTATGTCTATGTTGTCATGAAGTATGGTACTGTGCCAGGCTATGGTGATTATGACTTCGATATTGGTGGTAAAAAAGTTTATGTTTGGTCCAAAGACATGCCGAGCTCTCAGGTCGCTGAGGGCAGTGCGCAAAAGGTTACCTTTAAAGGTGCCGATAACCAGGCTGACGACCAAGGCATTGATGTTGGGACTGGCTATGTTTCCAGTAAAGATGGGTATAATATTGCTGAGTTTAAAGTTAGTTTGGGTAAGCTTGGTGTATCTTCGATGACAGGGCAAACAATTACGATGTACAACCCAAACATTACGAGTCAGAAAGTCACAGTGGCCGGTGGGTCAACAGGGCCGATCTTGATTTCTGGTATTGGTGTTGCCATTGTGGGATTTGGTTATTATCGGCTTCGCAAAGCTGGTCTATTGACGCGTAAAGGACGTCGAATGAGTGGTAAGTAA
- a CDS encoding peptide deformylase produces the protein MIKPVVHDPAILSQVAVPATKLDANTVTDLLDTLQANSANCVGMAANMIGVNQQIIVVQMGPVAVPMLNPKIIKQQLPYQTTEGCLSLTGERPTKRYKQITVQFLDRQFQSQQQTFSDFIAQIIQHEVDHLAGILI, from the coding sequence ATGATTAAACCGGTTGTGCATGATCCAGCTATTTTGAGTCAAGTCGCCGTCCCCGCGACTAAATTAGACGCAAACACTGTCACTGATTTATTAGATACATTGCAAGCCAACTCAGCTAATTGTGTCGGGATGGCGGCCAACATGATTGGTGTCAACCAACAAATTATTGTTGTGCAAATGGGGCCTGTCGCAGTACCAATGCTTAATCCTAAAATCATTAAACAACAACTGCCCTATCAAACCACGGAAGGTTGCTTGTCGTTAACTGGTGAGCGGCCCACTAAACGTTACAAACAAATCACGGTTCAATTTTTGGACCGTCAATTTCAATCACAGCAACAAACATTTTCTGATTTTATTGCACAAATTATTCAACATGAAGTCGACCATTTGGCCGGTATTTTGATTTAG
- a CDS encoding FAD:protein FMN transferase — protein sequence METINFNGRPATPMLAQQRRHMAHFALGTDIDLTLFGSDSNAYLQHACDLIDQYEDRLTVNRSQSEVMAINQSARVTPVQVSAATYSLVKKAITLSQQHFGFNALIGPLVKLWRIGFNDAQVPTPAEIDDRLLLVDPEQVSCDDQNLSVYLKRPGMELDLGGIAKGYIADRIQDYWEAFGQRAGMINLGGNLLMVGDSPLHADHDWRVGIQNPLSPRGNAIASVQIGPCSAVTSGIYERHLEVNGKSYHHILDSKTGYPRQNDLLSVTIFSKASIDGEIETTRLFFAGKPEAGWGIDRDDLYGAIFVTKEKQIQVVGLPTASVTLLDDNFTID from the coding sequence ATGGAAACAATCAATTTTAATGGTCGACCGGCAACGCCAATGCTGGCACAACAACGGCGCCATATGGCTCATTTTGCCCTTGGCACCGATATTGATCTGACCCTCTTTGGTAGTGACAGTAACGCTTATCTTCAACACGCGTGTGACTTAATCGACCAATATGAAGATCGGCTGACAGTGAATCGTTCACAATCGGAAGTCATGGCTATCAACCAAAGCGCTCGCGTCACACCGGTTCAAGTTAGTGCCGCCACCTACAGTTTAGTCAAAAAGGCAATTACGTTGAGTCAGCAACATTTTGGCTTTAATGCTTTAATTGGGCCATTAGTAAAGCTATGGCGAATCGGATTCAACGACGCCCAAGTTCCTACACCAGCGGAAATTGACGACCGTCTATTACTAGTCGACCCCGAACAGGTGAGTTGTGACGATCAAAACCTAAGTGTTTATTTAAAACGCCCAGGTATGGAACTAGATCTGGGCGGCATCGCCAAAGGTTACATTGCCGATCGTATCCAAGATTATTGGGAAGCCTTTGGCCAACGTGCCGGCATGATCAATCTTGGCGGCAACCTACTGATGGTCGGTGATTCCCCACTTCACGCAGACCACGATTGGCGCGTGGGCATTCAAAATCCCCTCTCACCACGTGGCAATGCGATTGCCAGCGTCCAAATCGGCCCTTGTTCGGCAGTCACCAGTGGTATTTACGAACGCCACTTGGAGGTAAACGGCAAATCCTACCATCATATTCTGGATTCAAAGACCGGCTATCCTCGTCAAAATGACTTGTTGAGCGTCACTATTTTTTCAAAAGCTTCCATTGATGGTGAGATTGAAACAACTCGGCTTTTCTTCGCTGGTAAACCTGAAGCTGGTTGGGGCATTGACCGTGATGATTTGTATGGCGCAATTTTTGTCACCAAAGAAAAGCAGATTCAGGTTGTGGGCTTACCAACTGCAAGTGTTACTTTGCTGGATGATAACTTTACGATTGATTAA
- a CDS encoding GGDEF domain-containing protein: protein MQIDQHLVQFLTNIFNMKTLIIAFMTTGLIALMSIMTYVLEHRALRLRNRHFTLLVHLAETGSVLLSMLIVRSAVYAINSGSVLTWSYATAQLTILLFALYTMWGPTIGMINIIMPIFIYSQGIYLGSSTQYIPIFVIMVALLIVGIIYFSRHRTEVMASKWQYFSLQAVYGGTWWFIIWSIHPFNLLFTLFMLVGFMGYIGLLHMGIQWMSKAMERYTLLSQQVNFDELTGVRNRASFDTVTAEVFEVYRKRTRVPVTMAMFDIDHFKQFNDLHGHTTGDAVLKYVADHFEHELVAHKSHGELFRYGGEEFVVIFRAVPVADATTSITTIRHDLEAQTLKFNGESLQVTVSFGISQLQPEDLTFTSWFTRVDQYLYQSKKAGRDRITVEGKTITTN, encoded by the coding sequence GTGCAAATAGATCAACATTTAGTCCAATTTCTAACCAATATTTTTAATATGAAGACACTTATCATCGCATTCATGACAACCGGTCTGATTGCGTTGATGTCAATTATGACGTACGTCCTTGAGCATCGCGCGTTACGATTACGAAATCGTCATTTTACGTTGCTCGTACATCTCGCTGAAACAGGCAGTGTGCTGCTAAGCATGTTGATCGTCCGTTCGGCGGTCTATGCGATCAATTCTGGTTCCGTGTTGACGTGGTCTTATGCGACAGCGCAACTCACCATTTTATTATTTGCGTTGTATACCATGTGGGGTCCGACAATTGGAATGATCAATATCATTATGCCAATTTTTATTTATAGCCAGGGGATTTATTTGGGATCAAGTACGCAATATATCCCGATTTTTGTCATTATGGTTGCGCTATTAATTGTCGGAATTATCTATTTCTCTCGTCATCGGACCGAAGTCATGGCCTCCAAGTGGCAATACTTTTCACTTCAAGCTGTGTACGGTGGGACTTGGTGGTTCATCATTTGGTCGATCCATCCATTTAATTTATTATTTACGTTATTTATGTTGGTTGGCTTTATGGGCTACATTGGTCTATTGCATATGGGAATTCAGTGGATGAGCAAAGCGATGGAACGTTACACGTTGTTGAGCCAACAGGTGAACTTTGATGAGCTGACGGGTGTGCGTAACCGGGCCAGCTTTGATACCGTCACCGCTGAAGTCTTTGAAGTTTACCGGAAACGAACCCGGGTGCCAGTAACGATGGCAATGTTCGACATTGATCATTTTAAACAGTTCAATGATTTGCATGGTCACACCACGGGAGATGCGGTTTTGAAATATGTTGCGGACCATTTCGAACATGAATTGGTGGCACATAAATCGCATGGTGAATTATTCCGTTATGGTGGCGAAGAATTTGTTGTCATCTTTCGCGCGGTGCCGGTGGCTGATGCCACGACATCGATTACGACGATTCGACATGATTTAGAAGCCCAAACGTTAAAGTTTAATGGGGAATCCTTACAAGTGACCGTTTCTTTTGGTATTTCACAACTGCAACCGGAAGACCTGACGTTTACGAGTTGGTTTACTCGCGTAGATCAGTATCTCTATCAGTCTAAGAAAGCTGGTCGTGATCGCATTACCGTTGAAGGAAAAACAATCACCACAAATTAA
- a CDS encoding MucBP domain-containing protein: MQLSKTKRHYKMYKQGKMWVIMGMTATIAIVGSQVEVLAANNEPATEAVSQNVTVDKDKPVTNPIEVKLPELNATKNDSADKDQLMTSQAPAATESMVTTKPETSATDQGQTSAASTAKASEAPAATESTATGTEQEAENAPNTSEAPEATGSATSTAPEVTTSSASKPATSANDQKPVSSTTSADETTDQSAPADSLADSATSAPDSVATSADSMAVASNGDDLAAESTADVNLTQPIVESESAKPTETQAESAKPMSQSATAAPVRNAKAEVDINTWMPDKNFQLVTLWVINDELGLGLTDVNQITQAMMSQLKKYFIATDHQEQDRDFYFAVMNTVSLAGLEYATNLENFWFTPDLDANEKWQDKLVIYGKLKDISALKNHEHLVEINVQMNDIDDISGLAGLHLEQLSLSYNHISDFSPLASSLSTLPKSVTIANQKVTLKDTVQLNVDPKTGKLVTPSFAFGQNRDKNLAITPVAGSDADGTNLTDTTIEWTNFKQSGYLKYQWHDDWMGAHGYPCDGYVLIPFEIVNDDSGSIQIEFVDENGQHLGSDVVLNQPLDQPYDVNGDQQVRDRLQALKGQHYGIKEIKGSSNWTPNKDLAHLTYVLAPVKPAVNFEVVDENGQPIPNATIPGQQGTFGDDWQATLPFLPGYDFVQATDNGQLVTVTGNQVHGKYVGDQTIQLVFRIKSKTATVHYEYEDGTSAGADVQLTGKFGDQIKFPTAKEIPGYFADSLPDAYYQDWDNSYTVIYRKAGEVTVQYVDQNGKTISADEKLTGKVDSAYQTEPKEIDGYTLVETPANQTGQFAKQSTTVVYHYVKDAADAGEAQPITVQYVDENGQTIADEMTLNGKMGEAYSAEAKQIAGYELVKVEGETSGTLGDQTQTVKFIYRKIAAKNGTLTIHYVDEKGQAIAKEVVLTGEVGSAYETAALTIDGYRLKTTQGSATGTFDENGGNLTFVYELAETDVEPGNPEPGNPGPGTPEPGTPEPGTPEPGTPGPWAPEPGEKEQDDSDSETPGLETPESDHPEQDDSGTAQSDDKMPEVGQSVASHQEADKSKTAEPVSTPTPTTESKRVEAVQPSVGVTPRHATPAPVATRTDDSNLQPVSHTADQGDQLPQTDETHASWFKALGALLMGAMAYVVARKRH; the protein is encoded by the coding sequence ATGCAATTATCAAAAACTAAGCGTCATTATAAAATGTACAAACAAGGTAAAATGTGGGTTATTATGGGAATGACCGCAACCATTGCCATCGTCGGGAGCCAAGTTGAAGTGTTGGCCGCAAATAACGAACCAGCGACAGAAGCAGTTAGTCAAAATGTAACCGTTGACAAAGATAAACCTGTCACGAATCCAATCGAAGTCAAGTTGCCAGAATTAAATGCAACTAAAAATGACAGCGCTGACAAGGATCAATTGATGACATCACAAGCACCAGCCGCAACTGAGTCAATGGTTACAACTAAACCTGAAACCAGTGCGACAGATCAAGGTCAGACCTCAGCGGCTAGCACGGCAAAGGCTAGTGAAGCACCAGCTGCAACTGAGTCAACCGCTACTGGAACTGAGCAAGAAGCAGAAAATGCGCCTAATACCAGTGAAGCGCCAGAGGCAACTGGGTCGGCAACGAGTACTGCGCCAGAAGTGACCACGAGTTCAGCCTCGAAACCTGCTACCAGTGCTAATGACCAAAAGCCTGTTTCTAGCACCACGAGTGCCGATGAGACGACTGATCAGTCAGCACCGGCTGACAGCTTAGCCGATTCAGCGACCTCAGCACCAGATTCAGTCGCAACTTCTGCCGATTCAATGGCGGTTGCGAGCAACGGTGACGACTTAGCTGCTGAATCCACGGCAGATGTGAATTTGACTCAGCCGATTGTTGAAAGTGAATCGGCTAAGCCAACTGAAACGCAAGCAGAATCTGCCAAGCCAATGTCACAATCGGCAACGGCCGCACCGGTCAGAAATGCTAAAGCTGAAGTGGATATCAATACTTGGATGCCAGATAAGAATTTCCAATTAGTGACATTATGGGTTATTAACGATGAATTAGGTCTTGGACTAACCGATGTCAATCAAATCACGCAAGCGATGATGAGTCAGCTTAAAAAGTATTTCATTGCGACAGACCATCAAGAACAGGATCGCGACTTTTATTTTGCGGTGATGAATACAGTTAGCTTAGCGGGACTAGAATACGCGACTAATTTAGAAAATTTCTGGTTTACGCCAGACTTGGATGCTAATGAGAAATGGCAAGATAAATTAGTTATTTACGGCAAACTCAAGGATATCAGTGCATTAAAAAATCATGAGCATTTGGTCGAAATCAATGTTCAAATGAATGACATCGATGATATTTCGGGATTGGCAGGACTGCATTTGGAACAGTTGAGTTTATCCTATAATCACATTTCTGACTTTTCACCGCTAGCAAGTTCACTATCCACGCTACCTAAGTCAGTGACGATTGCTAATCAAAAAGTGACTCTGAAAGACACGGTCCAATTAAATGTTGATCCAAAAACTGGCAAATTAGTGACACCATCTTTTGCCTTTGGACAAAACCGGGATAAGAATTTAGCCATTACACCAGTGGCGGGGTCGGATGCGGATGGTACTAACCTAACTGACACGACAATTGAATGGACGAATTTTAAGCAGAGCGGCTATTTGAAGTATCAATGGCATGACGACTGGATGGGCGCGCATGGTTATCCTTGTGACGGTTATGTTCTGATTCCATTTGAAATCGTGAATGATGACAGTGGCTCGATTCAAATTGAGTTTGTGGATGAAAATGGCCAACATTTAGGATCAGATGTCGTGCTCAATCAGCCACTAGATCAGCCTTATGATGTCAATGGTGATCAGCAAGTTCGTGATCGGTTACAGGCCTTGAAGGGACAACATTACGGTATCAAAGAAATTAAAGGGTCATCAAATTGGACACCAAACAAGGACCTGGCGCATTTGACTTATGTGTTGGCACCCGTGAAGCCAGCGGTCAACTTCGAAGTCGTAGACGAAAATGGCCAACCAATTCCGAACGCGACTATTCCTGGTCAACAAGGGACATTTGGCGATGACTGGCAAGCAACTTTACCATTTTTACCTGGCTATGACTTTGTGCAAGCCACGGATAACGGTCAATTGGTTACAGTAACCGGTAATCAGGTTCACGGAAAATACGTTGGCGACCAGACGATTCAACTGGTCTTCCGTATCAAATCAAAAACGGCGACGGTCCATTATGAATATGAAGATGGTACTTCAGCGGGAGCGGACGTCCAACTAACCGGGAAGTTTGGCGATCAGATCAAGTTCCCAACGGCTAAAGAGATTCCGGGCTATTTTGCAGATAGCTTACCTGACGCTTACTATCAAGATTGGGACAACAGCTACACGGTTATTTATCGCAAGGCGGGTGAAGTGACGGTCCAATATGTCGACCAAAACGGGAAGACAATCAGTGCCGACGAAAAGTTGACGGGTAAAGTGGACAGTGCGTATCAAACTGAGCCTAAAGAAATTGACGGCTATACACTCGTTGAAACACCGGCAAATCAAACCGGTCAGTTTGCTAAACAATCGACAACCGTGGTTTACCATTATGTGAAAGATGCTGCGGATGCGGGTGAAGCACAACCGATCACGGTTCAATATGTGGATGAAAACGGCCAAACTATTGCGGACGAAATGACCCTTAATGGGAAAATGGGCGAAGCGTATTCTGCCGAAGCCAAGCAGATTGCTGGCTACGAACTTGTCAAAGTAGAGGGGGAAACTAGTGGCACGTTGGGTGATCAAACCCAGACTGTCAAGTTTATTTATCGAAAAATTGCGGCTAAAAATGGGACGCTTACGATTCATTATGTTGATGAAAAAGGACAAGCCATCGCCAAAGAGGTCGTATTAACTGGTGAAGTTGGTAGTGCTTATGAAACGGCCGCGTTGACAATTGACGGTTATCGTCTGAAGACAACCCAGGGTTCAGCAACCGGAACTTTTGATGAAAATGGCGGGAACTTAACATTTGTCTATGAACTTGCTGAAACTGACGTCGAACCAGGGAATCCAGAACCAGGGAATCCAGGGCCAGGAACACCAGAACCAGGAACACCAGAACCAGGAACACCAGAACCGGGTACACCAGGACCATGGGCACCAGAGCCAGGAGAAAAAGAACAGGATGATTCGGACTCAGAAACGCCAGGGTTAGAAACTCCCGAATCAGATCACCCAGAACAGGATGATTCAGGAACTGCTCAGTCTGATGATAAAATGCCTGAAGTAGGTCAATCAGTGGCAAGCCATCAGGAAGCTGATAAGTCTAAAACTGCTGAACCTGTTAGCACACCAACACCTACTACTGAGTCAAAACGTGTTGAGGCAGTGCAGCCTAGTGTTGGCGTGACACCACGCCACGCCACACCGGCACCGGTGGCAACCAGAACGGATGATTCAAATTTACAGCCGGTCAGTCACACGGCTGATCAAGGCGATCAATTACCACAAACCGATGAAACTCATGCGAGTTGGTTCAAAGCTTTGGGCGCATTATTAATGGGCGCAATGGCCTATGTTGTTGCCCGCAAACGTCACTAA
- a CDS encoding tRNA dihydrouridine synthase gives MTQSAYWNRIAAQAQAEKRPFFSLAPMEAVTGSVFRRVVMRAAAPDVFYTEFTNALSITHPKAKFTTRGRLYIDPSEDPKPIVQLWGNAGGDFTKAVKEVQRQGYEAIDLNMGCPDSAVIKNHSGSDLIRHFDRAQEVIEGARQADLPVSVKTRLGFDDLNDYETWIPFLLKQQVPVLTVHVRTRAEMSKVPAHYELIDNLVQMRDTLAPETLLQINGDIADYQAGIKLAQEHPGVDGIMIGRGIFTNPYAFEKTPKAHTSHELLELLRYQLALYDQFVAMGIQGHFAPLQRFFKIYVRGMRGAAEIRNDLMQTKTTDEVRTIIDQLEAAE, from the coding sequence GTGACCCAGTCAGCATATTGGAACCGGATTGCCGCGCAGGCTCAGGCAGAAAAGCGACCGTTTTTTAGTTTAGCACCGATGGAAGCGGTGACGGGGTCCGTCTTTCGCCGCGTCGTCATGCGGGCGGCCGCACCAGATGTTTTTTATACCGAATTCACGAACGCCTTAAGTATCACTCATCCAAAGGCAAAATTTACCACGCGGGGACGCCTGTACATTGACCCCAGTGAAGACCCCAAACCGATTGTCCAACTTTGGGGTAATGCTGGTGGCGACTTCACGAAAGCCGTCAAGGAAGTCCAACGGCAAGGTTATGAAGCAATTGATTTGAACATGGGTTGTCCGGATTCTGCAGTCATCAAAAATCATAGTGGGAGTGACTTGATTCGACATTTTGACCGTGCCCAAGAAGTCATTGAAGGCGCGCGACAAGCGGACTTGCCGGTGAGCGTGAAAACGCGACTTGGTTTTGATGACTTAAATGACTACGAAACTTGGATACCTTTCTTATTGAAACAACAAGTACCAGTCTTAACCGTACATGTTCGCACCCGGGCTGAAATGAGTAAAGTTCCTGCACACTATGAATTGATTGATAACTTGGTTCAGATGCGTGATACGCTCGCACCAGAAACTTTGTTGCAGATTAATGGGGATATCGCCGATTATCAAGCCGGAATCAAATTGGCACAAGAGCACCCCGGTGTTGATGGCATCATGATTGGCCGGGGAATCTTTACAAACCCATATGCTTTTGAAAAAACGCCGAAAGCACATACGAGCCATGAACTCCTAGAATTATTACGTTACCAGTTAGCACTATATGATCAATTCGTGGCGATGGGCATTCAAGGGCACTTTGCGCCATTACAACGTTTCTTCAAGATTTATGTGCGAGGCATGCGGGGCGCGGCGGAAATTCGCAACGATTTGATGCAGACAAAGACGACTGATGAAGTGCGGACAATTATTGATCAATTGGAAGCAGCGGAATAA